A genomic stretch from Clostridiisalibacter paucivorans DSM 22131 includes:
- the rny gene encoding ribonuclease Y, with the protein MVYYLLSGILGLAIGIFAGIYIRKTIAEAKIKTAEEEAKRIIEEGIKTAETSKKEYLLEGKEEIHKMRTDLERENRERRNEFQRLERRLVHKEEILDRKGESLEKKEDILNKKNKEIEKRELDIEELYKKQVEELEKLSGLTSDQARELLLNDVRKETSHEAAIMIKEIEYKAKDEASKRAREIISHAIQKCAADHVAETTVSVVSLPNDEMKGRIIGREGRNIRTLETLTGIDLIIDDTPEAVILSGFDPIRREVARIALEKLISDGRIHPARIEEMVDKARKEVSEHIREVGEQATFDTGIHGIHSEMVRLLGRLKFRTSYGQNVLNHSIEVSHLAGIMAAELGADVKIAKRAGLLHDIGKAVDHEVEGPHVDIGVDLCRKFRESKEVIHAVAAHHGDVEPETIEAILVQAADAVSAARPGARRETLEAYIKRLEKLEEIANGFEGVEKSYAIQAGREVRIIVKSDEINDLDTIHIARDIVKRIENELEYPGQIKVNVIRETRAVEYAK; encoded by the coding sequence ATCGTATACTATCTATTATCAGGTATATTAGGACTGGCAATTGGTATTTTTGCTGGTATTTATATTAGAAAGACTATAGCAGAAGCAAAAATAAAAACAGCAGAGGAAGAAGCAAAAAGAATTATAGAAGAAGGAATAAAGACAGCAGAAACTTCAAAAAAAGAATATCTTCTAGAGGGTAAAGAAGAGATTCATAAAATGAGAACGGATTTGGAGAGGGAAAATAGAGAAAGAAGAAATGAGTTTCAAAGGTTGGAAAGAAGATTGGTCCATAAAGAAGAAATATTGGATAGAAAAGGTGAATCCTTAGAGAAAAAAGAGGACATTTTAAACAAAAAGAATAAAGAAATAGAAAAAAGAGAGCTTGACATTGAAGAATTGTATAAAAAACAGGTAGAAGAATTAGAAAAATTATCTGGTTTAACATCTGATCAAGCAAGGGAACTATTATTGAATGATGTCAGAAAAGAAACAAGCCACGAAGCTGCAATTATGATTAAAGAAATTGAATATAAAGCTAAGGATGAGGCATCTAAAAGAGCGAGGGAAATTATATCTCATGCAATTCAAAAATGTGCAGCTGATCATGTAGCTGAAACCACAGTTTCAGTAGTGTCCCTTCCTAATGATGAAATGAAAGGTAGGATAATAGGAAGAGAAGGTAGAAATATTAGAACATTAGAAACCTTAACAGGTATAGACTTAATAATAGATGACACCCCCGAAGCAGTTATTTTATCTGGATTCGATCCAATAAGAAGAGAAGTAGCAAGAATAGCATTGGAAAAGCTTATTTCTGATGGAAGGATACATCCTGCTAGAATAGAAGAAATGGTTGACAAGGCAAGAAAAGAAGTAAGTGAACATATCAGAGAAGTAGGAGAACAAGCTACATTTGACACTGGTATACATGGTATACATTCTGAAATGGTTAGATTGTTGGGAAGACTTAAATTTAGAACTAGCTATGGACAAAATGTATTAAATCATTCCATAGAAGTATCTCATCTTGCCGGTATAATGGCGGCTGAGTTAGGCGCTGATGTAAAGATAGCGAAAAGAGCTGGCTTACTTCATGATATAGGAAAAGCAGTAGATCATGAAGTGGAGGGTCCTCATGTAGACATTGGAGTAGATTTATGTAGAAAGTTCAGAGAATCTAAAGAAGTTATTCATGCCGTTGCTGCTCATCATGGAGATGTAGAGCCTGAAACCATAGAAGCTATATTAGTCCAAGCTGCTGATGCTGTATCTGCAGCAAGACCAGGGGCTAGAAGAGAGACATTAGAAGCTTATATTAAAAGGCTTGAGAAGTTGGAAGAAATAGCTAACGGTTTTGAAGGAGTAGAAAAGTCATATGCTATACAAGCTGGTAGAGAGGTAAGAATAATTGTGAAATCTGATGAAATTAATGATTTAGATACAATACACATAGCTAGAGATATAGTTAAAAGAATTGAAAATGAATTAGAATATCCAGGCCAAATAAAAGTTAATGTTATAAGAGAGACAAGAGCTGTAGAATATGCAAAATAG
- a CDS encoding PadR family transcriptional regulator, with protein MNKRNRQFPSKISTTSFVKLYILHLLKDKSYYGNEIIEVIKERLDDKWEPSPGMIYPLLRQLEEKGYIKGRWQEPDKRSIRHYRLTDEGFKHYKTIKNTYKVNFMDSLTIITNVLTDIYEMKL; from the coding sequence TTGAATAAAAGAAACAGGCAATTTCCTTCCAAAATAAGTACTACGTCTTTTGTTAAATTATATATATTGCACTTACTAAAGGATAAAAGTTATTATGGCAATGAAATAATAGAAGTGATAAAAGAGAGGTTAGATGATAAATGGGAACCTAGTCCTGGTATGATATATCCTTTATTGAGACAGTTAGAAGAAAAAGGATATATCAAGGGACGATGGCAAGAACCTGATAAAAGGTCTATAAGGCATTATAGACTAACTGATGAAGGGTTTAAGCATTATAAGACCATAAAGAATACATATAAGGTCAATTTTATGGATTCTCTGACTATAATAACAAATGTTCTAACAGATATATATGAAATGAAATTATAA
- the hfq gene encoding RNA chaperone Hfq yields MKSNINLQDAFLNKVRKENIGITIYLINGYQLKGHVMGFDNYTVVLACDGIQQLIYKHAISTIIPSKKVTFMNKEGSN; encoded by the coding sequence TTGAAAAGCAATATAAATCTTCAAGATGCTTTTTTAAATAAAGTTAGAAAGGAAAACATAGGTATAACTATCTATCTAATTAATGGTTATCAACTGAAGGGTCATGTAATGGGATTTGATAATTATACTGTAGTACTTGCTTGTGATGGTATTCAACAGCTTATATATAAACATGCAATATCTACTATAATACCCAGTAAAAAAGTAACTTTTATGAATAAAGAAGGAAGTAATTAA
- a CDS encoding pyridoxal phosphate-dependent aminotransferase: MKLNLSRKLKNVSSSMTLKITAKANEMRDNGVDIIGFGAGEPDFNTPENIQYGAIDAIISGKTKYTPASGIKELKDAICEKFKKDNNLAYLQDNIIVSNGAKHSLYNALCAILNPGDEVIISSPYWVSYPELIKLAGGKPVLIETKEENHFKYTVMDLEKAFTENTKAIILNTPNNPTGSVYNETELKDIADWAVENKVLVISDEIYEKLIYDDNKHISIASLGKEIKELTIVINGMSKAFSMTGWRIGFAAANDEIIRLMSNFQSHTTSNPSSISQYASIKGLTESYDIINNMRNHFINRRDYMVEKINSIPGMSCYNPGGAFYIMANISKLKNKSINGRLVDSSMTFSNILLEEAHVAVIPGIAFGNDDYIRISYATSMDNIEKGLDRIERFIRGGII; encoded by the coding sequence ATGAAATTAAATTTATCTAGAAAATTAAAAAACGTATCTTCTTCTATGACATTAAAGATTACAGCAAAGGCCAATGAAATGAGAGACAATGGGGTTGATATTATAGGATTTGGAGCTGGTGAGCCTGATTTTAACACTCCTGAGAATATACAATATGGGGCTATCGATGCCATAATATCGGGGAAGACTAAATATACTCCTGCATCGGGTATAAAAGAATTAAAGGATGCTATATGTGAAAAATTTAAAAAAGATAATAATTTAGCATATCTTCAAGATAATATAATAGTGTCCAATGGGGCTAAACATTCTTTATATAATGCGTTGTGCGCTATATTAAATCCTGGAGATGAAGTCATAATTTCTTCGCCTTATTGGGTAAGCTATCCTGAACTCATAAAGTTAGCTGGAGGTAAACCTGTATTAATAGAGACAAAAGAAGAAAATCATTTTAAATATACTGTAATGGATTTAGAAAAAGCATTTACTGAAAATACAAAAGCTATTATATTAAATACTCCCAATAATCCTACTGGTTCTGTATATAATGAAACTGAATTGAAAGATATAGCGGATTGGGCTGTGGAAAATAAGGTTTTGGTTATTTCAGATGAAATTTATGAAAAGTTAATATACGATGACAATAAACATATTAGTATTGCATCATTGGGAAAAGAAATTAAAGAATTGACTATTGTAATTAATGGTATGTCTAAGGCATTTTCTATGACTGGTTGGAGGATAGGCTTTGCGGCAGCTAATGATGAAATAATAAGGTTAATGTCCAATTTTCAAAGTCATACAACATCTAATCCTTCTTCAATTTCTCAATACGCTAGCATTAAAGGCCTTACAGAAAGTTATGATATTATTAATAATATGAGAAATCATTTTATCAATAGAAGAGATTATATGGTAGAAAAAATAAATTCCATACCTGGAATGTCATGCTATAATCCAGGTGGAGCATTTTATATAATGGCCAATATTTCTAAACTTAAAAATAAAAGTATTAATGGACGATTAGTAGATTCATCTATGACATTTTCTAATATTCTTTTAGAAGAAGCACATGTAGCTGTAATACCTGGAATAGCTTTTGGCAATGATGATTATATAAGGATTTCTTATGCTACATCTATGGATAATATAGAAAAAGGTCTAGATAGGATAGAAAGATTTATACGAGGAGGCATAATATGA
- the yneA gene encoding cell division suppressor protein YneA, translating to MHKKRLVIVSKPRFITFLIIVFLFLMILINIALNNDKVYSSTYTKRYKEIIVDRGDTLWTIAKNNKKNGEDIRKIIHNIKEINDMDSVLIKPGDIIKVPILK from the coding sequence GTGCATAAAAAGAGATTAGTTATTGTTAGCAAACCTAGATTTATAACATTCCTTATAATTGTATTTTTATTTTTGATGATACTTATAAATATTGCATTAAACAATGATAAGGTATACAGTAGTACATATACAAAACGATATAAAGAGATAATTGTAGACAGAGGAGATACCCTGTGGACTATAGCAAAGAACAATAAAAAGAATGGGGAAGATATAAGAAAAATAATACATAATATCAAAGAAATTAATGATATGGATAGTGTTCTAATTAAACCAGGAGATATTATCAAAGTCCCGATATTAAAATAA
- the miaA gene encoding tRNA (adenosine(37)-N6)-dimethylallyltransferase MiaA, producing MYTKQPLVILVGPTAIGKTAISIQIAKKIDGEIISADSMQIYKYMDIGTAKVNEEEMNSIKHYMIDEILPNEEFSASDFQQKAKYYIKTIANKGKIPMLVGGTGLYINSIVYNLDFTNAVSDWELRAKYNRIAEKFGNGYLHEELKKVDLESYNRIHINDRKRIIRALEIYHITGKPMSYYYKKFREENKEYRLIFLGLNMNRKRLYERINKRVDTMIEKGIIDEVKNLLSKGYSPSSIALQGLGYKEIIKYLEGEWSLEEAIHILKRDTRRFAKRQITWFRRDKRIRWFNKDNYENDTYLTEDIVKYIRKDLNHS from the coding sequence ATGTATACAAAACAGCCTCTTGTTATATTAGTAGGGCCTACTGCTATAGGAAAAACAGCTATTTCTATACAAATAGCTAAAAAAATTGATGGAGAAATTATATCAGCTGATTCTATGCAAATATATAAATATATGGACATAGGTACTGCAAAAGTCAATGAAGAAGAGATGAACTCTATTAAACATTACATGATAGATGAAATTCTTCCTAATGAAGAATTTAGCGCATCGGATTTTCAACAAAAAGCAAAATATTATATAAAGACAATAGCAAATAAAGGGAAAATCCCTATGCTTGTTGGAGGCACAGGACTATATATTAATTCTATTGTATATAATCTTGACTTTACAAATGCAGTTTCTGATTGGGAATTAAGGGCTAAATATAATAGAATTGCTGAAAAATTTGGAAATGGATATCTACATGAAGAGCTAAAAAAGGTAGATTTAGAATCATATAATAGAATACATATAAACGATAGAAAAAGAATAATAAGGGCATTAGAAATATACCATATAACTGGAAAACCCATGTCTTATTACTATAAGAAGTTTAGAGAAGAAAATAAAGAGTATAGACTGATTTTTCTTGGATTAAATATGAATAGAAAAAGACTATATGAAAGAATAAATAAAAGAGTAGATACAATGATTGAAAAGGGAATAATAGATGAAGTGAAGAATCTATTATCAAAGGGGTATAGTCCTTCTTCTATAGCATTACAAGGATTGGGGTATAAAGAAATAATTAAATATTTAGAGGGTGAATGGTCTTTGGAAGAAGCTATCCATATCTTAAAAAGAGATACTAGAAGATTTGCTAAAAGACAGATTACTTGGTTTAGAAGAGATAAAAGAATAAGATGGTTTAATAAAGATAATTATGAAAATGATACATATCTCACTGAAGATATAGTGAAGTATATAAGAAAAGATTTAAATCATTCTTAG
- a CDS encoding stage V sporulation protein S, with product MNVLKVSAKSNPNSVAGALAGVLREKGSAEIQAIGAGALNQAVKAVAISRGFVAPSGVDLICIPAFTDIEIDGEERTAIKLIVAPR from the coding sequence ATGAATGTATTAAAAGTATCAGCAAAATCAAATCCAAATTCTGTTGCAGGGGCTTTAGCAGGAGTTTTGAGGGAAAAAGGATCTGCTGAAATTCAAGCAATTGGTGCAGGTGCACTTAATCAAGCAGTGAAAGCAGTAGCTATTTCTAGAGGTTTTGTTGCTCCTAGTGGCGTTGATCTTATTTGCATACCAGCTTTTACCGATATTGAAATAGACGGTGAAGAAAGAACAGCTATTAAATTAATTGTAGCACCAAGATAA
- a CDS encoding tyrosine recombinase XerC produces MIFDEPMPLILEDFLNYLGTIKGKSQNTVKEYYYDLRTLFRFLKIRYRFVDRNMDFDSIPIDDIDEKFIDKITLQDLFAFISYSDIKRNNSNFAKARKVASIRSFFKYLHTIVKLVDTNPALNLETPKTDSRQPVYLTLDESKFLLDIIDGTYKERDYAIITLFLNCGLRISELISIDINKIKDDTLTVVGKGNKERTIYLNDACIDSINRYLSVRPTEGVKDKKALFLSKRKNRISVRAVQHLVKKYMEKASLDTEKYSPHKLRHTAATLMYKYGNVDIRALQKILGHESVSTTQIYTHIDDDRLRKAVKSNPLSNNKKDKKV; encoded by the coding sequence ATGATATTTGATGAACCAATGCCTTTGATACTAGAAGATTTTTTAAACTATTTAGGCACTATAAAAGGAAAATCTCAAAATACAGTAAAAGAATATTATTATGATTTAAGAACTTTATTTAGGTTTCTAAAAATAAGATATAGGTTTGTAGATAGAAATATGGACTTCGACTCTATACCTATTGATGATATTGATGAAAAATTTATAGATAAAATTACATTGCAAGACCTATTTGCCTTTATATCTTACTCTGATATAAAGAGGAATAATTCTAATTTTGCAAAAGCAAGAAAAGTAGCCAGCATAAGATCTTTTTTTAAATATCTACATACAATTGTAAAGCTAGTAGATACTAACCCTGCATTGAATCTAGAAACCCCTAAAACTGATTCTAGGCAACCTGTTTATCTTACATTAGATGAATCTAAGTTTCTTTTAGATATTATAGATGGAACATATAAAGAAAGAGATTATGCCATCATTACCCTATTTTTGAATTGTGGTCTAAGGATATCAGAACTAATCAGTATAGATATAAATAAAATTAAAGATGATACTTTAACTGTTGTGGGCAAAGGAAATAAGGAACGTACTATATATTTAAATGATGCCTGTATAGATAGTATAAATAGGTATTTATCCGTAAGACCTACTGAAGGTGTGAAAGATAAGAAGGCCCTATTTTTAAGCAAAAGGAAAAATCGTATTAGTGTAAGGGCCGTACAACATTTAGTTAAGAAATATATGGAGAAAGCAAGCTTAGATACTGAGAAATACTCTCCTCATAAATTGAGGCATACAGCAGCTACATTGATGTATAAGTATGGTAATGTAGATATTCGTGCTTTACAAAAGATTTTAGGACACGAAAGTGTATCTACTACTCAGATATATACCCATATAGATGATGATAGACTTAGAAAAGCGGTTAAAAGTAATCCCCTTTCTAATAATAAAAAAGATAAAAAGGTTTAA
- a CDS encoding aminotransferase class I/II-fold pyridoxal phosphate-dependent enzyme, translating into MNEFTIKLLCKQFDLDKYVISYINEIEKKITQQFNKIDSIKELNQYKIISSMQRAKLDDTHFNWTTGYGYDDVGREKVEEIFSYIFNTEDALVRPTIVSGTHALTLTLSGILRPGDEMISAAGAPYDTLQKVIGIKGNEPGNLKEYGINYKEVPLTDHGEIDLDLLEHTISEKTKLILIQRSTGYSTRKALTIKEIENTIRFIKSKYNNIVCMVDNCYGEFVEELEPTDVGADIMAGSLIKNPGGGLALSGGYIVGKKDLVTKIANRSTAPGIGKECGLTFGTTRTTLQGLFLSPHTVSEALKGAVLVAATFEKLGFEVIPNLKDKRSDIIQGIQLNTEERVVAFCQGIQSASPVDSYVTPIPWDMPGYESKVIMAAGAFVQGSSIELSADAPIRKPFMVYFQGGLVYEHCKLGLLKAVDKLYKNKLIEI; encoded by the coding sequence ATGAATGAATTTACTATAAAATTATTATGTAAACAGTTTGATTTAGATAAATATGTTATTTCATATATAAATGAAATAGAAAAGAAAATAACTCAGCAATTTAATAAAATTGATTCAATAAAAGAATTAAATCAATATAAAATAATAAGTAGCATGCAAAGGGCTAAATTAGATGATACACATTTTAACTGGACTACTGGATATGGTTATGATGATGTGGGTAGAGAAAAGGTGGAAGAAATTTTTAGTTATATATTTAATACTGAAGATGCATTAGTAAGACCTACTATTGTCTCAGGTACCCACGCTTTAACTTTAACGTTATCAGGGATACTAAGGCCAGGAGATGAGATGATATCTGCTGCTGGTGCTCCTTATGATACTTTACAGAAGGTTATAGGTATAAAAGGAAATGAACCAGGAAACTTAAAAGAATATGGAATCAATTATAAAGAAGTTCCTTTGACAGATCATGGAGAAATAGATTTAGATTTATTAGAACATACAATATCTGAAAAAACAAAGCTTATATTAATACAAAGGTCTACTGGATATAGTACTAGAAAAGCATTAACCATAAAAGAAATAGAAAATACAATACGTTTTATAAAATCAAAATACAATAATATAGTTTGTATGGTAGATAACTGTTATGGTGAATTTGTAGAAGAATTAGAGCCTACTGATGTGGGAGCAGATATTATGGCTGGTTCTTTAATCAAAAACCCTGGAGGGGGATTAGCATTAAGTGGAGGATATATAGTAGGGAAAAAAGATTTAGTCACTAAAATCGCCAATAGAAGTACTGCACCAGGTATTGGAAAAGAATGTGGCCTTACCTTTGGAACTACTAGAACTACGCTTCAAGGTTTGTTTTTATCTCCTCATACAGTTAGTGAGGCATTGAAAGGTGCTGTACTAGTAGCAGCAACTTTTGAAAAATTAGGGTTTGAAGTCATACCAAACTTAAAAGATAAAAGAAGTGATATCATACAAGGAATTCAACTTAATACCGAAGAAAGAGTAGTGGCCTTTTGCCAAGGAATACAAAGCGCTTCTCCTGTAGATTCCTACGTGACTCCCATACCTTGGGACATGCCAGGGTACGAAAGTAAAGTAATTATGGCAGCAGGAGCATTTGTACAAGGGTCTTCTATAGAACTTAGCGCCGATGCACCTATTCGTAAACCATTTATGGTTTATTTTCAGGGAGGACTTGTTTATGAACATTGTAAACTAGGATTATTGAAAGCAGTCGATAAGTTATACAAAAATAAATTAATAGAGATATAG
- the purB gene encoding adenylosuccinate lyase, with protein MKKLYENPLITRYSSKEMANIFSPDTKFKTWRRLWIALAESQKELGLNITDDQISEMKDNLESIDYDMAAEMEKKFRHDVMAHVHTYGHVCPKSKGIIHLGATSAFVGDNTDIIVMKEAMNLIKIKLVNLMDKITEFSLKYKDMPTLGFTHFQPAQMTTVGKRASLWLHDIYLDYNNLIDGIKGLKMRGAKGTTGTQASYLNLFDGNHEKVKKLDKLVAEKMGFEDTYPVTGQTYSRKVDFDILSVISGIAQSMHKITNDIRLLQHLKEIEEPFGKNQIGSSAMAYKRNPMRSERIASLARFIISNLMSPAMTSSTQWFERTLDDSANRRLVIAQSFLACDAILEIGINIFDGIVVYENVIKQHIENELPFMATENILMEAVKKGGDRQELHEVIRQLSMEAGYQVKELGKKNDLLDRIISSDKFQLSKDELENILEHKKYIGRSAKQVEEFIADYIKPILNKYKEYVGIDIELKV; from the coding sequence ATGAAAAAATTATATGAAAATCCACTTATAACAAGATATAGTAGCAAAGAGATGGCAAATATATTTTCGCCTGATACGAAGTTTAAAACTTGGCGAAGACTGTGGATAGCTTTAGCGGAGTCACAAAAGGAATTAGGGCTAAATATAACCGATGATCAGATTAGTGAGATGAAAGATAATTTAGAAAGCATAGATTATGATATGGCAGCAGAAATGGAGAAAAAATTTCGTCACGATGTAATGGCCCATGTTCATACATATGGACATGTATGTCCAAAATCTAAAGGAATAATACATTTAGGAGCAACCAGTGCGTTTGTAGGAGATAATACAGACATAATCGTTATGAAAGAAGCTATGAATCTTATAAAGATAAAACTTGTAAATTTGATGGACAAAATAACTGAGTTCTCTTTAAAGTATAAAGATATGCCTACATTGGGCTTCACTCATTTTCAACCAGCTCAAATGACTACAGTGGGCAAGAGGGCCTCTCTTTGGTTACATGATATATATCTAGATTATAACAATTTAATTGATGGCATCAAAGGCCTAAAGATGAGGGGAGCAAAGGGTACAACTGGAACACAAGCTAGTTATTTAAATTTATTTGATGGAAACCATGAAAAAGTAAAAAAATTAGACAAATTGGTTGCTGAAAAAATGGGTTTTGAAGATACATATCCAGTCACTGGACAGACGTATTCTAGAAAGGTTGATTTCGATATACTGTCTGTGATATCAGGAATAGCACAGTCTATGCATAAGATTACTAATGATATAAGGCTTCTACAACATCTAAAGGAGATCGAAGAACCCTTTGGCAAAAACCAAATAGGCTCTTCAGCAATGGCTTATAAAAGGAATCCTATGAGAAGCGAAAGGATAGCATCTCTAGCTAGATTTATTATTTCTAATTTGATGAGTCCGGCGATGACATCTTCTACCCAATGGTTTGAAAGAACCCTTGATGATTCTGCAAATAGGAGATTGGTTATAGCCCAATCATTTTTAGCATGTGATGCAATATTGGAAATAGGAATAAATATTTTTGATGGCATTGTAGTATATGAAAATGTGATAAAACAACATATAGAAAATGAGCTTCCTTTTATGGCTACAGAAAATATCTTGATGGAGGCTGTTAAAAAAGGGGGAGATAGACAGGAATTACATGAAGTTATTAGGCAGTTATCAATGGAGGCTGGATACCAGGTCAAGGAGCTTGGAAAGAAAAACGATTTATTAGATAGAATAATATCTTCAGATAAGTTCCAACTATCAAAAGATGAATTAGAAAATATATTGGAACATAAAAAATATATTGGAAGATCTGCAAAACAAGTTGAAGAATTTATAGCAGACTATATTAAACCTATACTTAATAAATATAAAGAATATGTCGGAATTGATATTGAATTGAAAGTTTAA
- a CDS encoding PHP domain-containing protein, which yields MIKADLHIHTTASDGLFTPEEVVDWAIKKEVDIIAITDHDTTKGIDRALNANNKKHLKIIPGIELSSELNNSEIHVLGYCIDYKSNLLYNLSEKIKSQRILRAKKIIGKLEGLNIHISEKDIRKNVGEDFIGRPHIAMALIDNGYVQSIEEAFDKYLKYNGPAYEPRFKLTVNESVNLIHRLGGFAVLAHPGIIQGDINVKELLIEENFDGIEVIHSKHFNEDVLKFKTMAKELELIMTGGSDCHGRLFDGIPIVGDYYINVSKEHKFLKQL from the coding sequence ATGATAAAAGCTGATTTACATATCCATACTACAGCATCTGATGGACTATTTACACCAGAAGAGGTTGTTGATTGGGCTATAAAAAAGGAAGTTGATATTATAGCAATTACTGACCATGATACTACTAAAGGAATTGATAGAGCGTTAAATGCTAATAATAAAAAGCACTTAAAAATAATACCTGGAATAGAACTTAGTAGTGAATTAAATAATAGTGAAATACATGTTTTAGGATATTGTATTGATTATAAGTCAAATTTGTTATACAATTTATCTGAAAAAATAAAAAGTCAAAGGATATTGAGGGCAAAAAAAATAATTGGAAAATTAGAAGGTTTAAATATACACATAAGTGAAAAGGACATAAGGAAAAATGTAGGTGAAGATTTTATAGGAAGACCTCATATAGCCATGGCGCTAATTGATAATGGATATGTTCAGAGTATAGAGGAAGCATTTGATAAATATTTAAAATATAATGGTCCAGCTTATGAACCAAGATTTAAATTAACTGTTAATGAATCTGTAAATTTAATCCATAGATTAGGTGGATTTGCAGTACTTGCCCATCCTGGCATCATACAGGGAGATATTAATGTAAAGGAGTTATTGATAGAGGAAAATTTTGATGGTATTGAAGTTATACATTCGAAACACTTTAATGAAGATGTTTTGAAATTTAAAACTATGGCAAAAGAATTAGAGTTAATAATGACAGGAGGCTCTGATTGCCATGGAAGATTGTTTGATGGCATTCCTATTGTTGGAGATTATTATATAAATGTATCTAAAGAACATAAATTTTTAAAGCAGCTGTAA
- the lexA gene encoding transcriptional repressor LexA has translation MYEDLSKSQLKILDFIKKEIQDKGYPPSVREICKAVGLRSTSTVHGHLSKLEDKGYIRRDATKPRAIEILESNNDISYFSKKEIVQVPIVGKVTAGQPILAVENIEDTFPLPVDFVDNNDSFMLSVQGESMIGAGILDGDYVLVRQQNTANNGDIIVALLENEATIKRFYIEDQFIKLKPENPYMEPICVKDVIILGKVIGVFRKIK, from the coding sequence ATGTATGAAGATTTATCAAAGAGCCAATTAAAAATTCTTGATTTTATAAAAAAAGAGATTCAAGACAAGGGGTACCCTCCTTCTGTTAGAGAGATATGTAAAGCTGTGGGGCTAAGATCTACTTCTACAGTACATGGGCATCTTTCTAAGCTTGAAGATAAAGGATACATAAGAAGAGATGCTACTAAGCCTAGGGCTATTGAAATTCTAGAGAGCAATAACGATATTTCTTATTTTTCTAAAAAAGAAATAGTTCAAGTTCCCATAGTTGGAAAAGTAACTGCAGGACAACCCATATTGGCTGTTGAAAATATAGAAGATACCTTCCCACTACCTGTAGACTTTGTAGACAATAATGATAGTTTCATGTTGTCTGTTCAAGGTGAAAGTATGATAGGTGCTGGTATATTAGATGGAGATTATGTATTGGTCAGGCAACAAAACACTGCTAACAATGGAGATATTATTGTTGCACTATTAGAAAATGAAGCTACAATAAAAAGGTTTTATATAGAAGACCAGTTTATTAAATTAAAACCTGAAAATCCATATATGGAACCTATATGTGTTAAGGACGTTATAATTTTAGGAAAAGTAATAGGGGTTTTTAGAAAAATAAAATAG